The Castanea sativa cultivar Marrone di Chiusa Pesio chromosome 11, ASM4071231v1 genome contains a region encoding:
- the LOC142615782 gene encoding large ribosomal subunit protein eL20 translates to MVTFRFHQYQVVGRGLPSETDEHPKIYRMKLWATNEVRAKSKFWYFLRKLKKVKKSNGQMLAINEIFEKNPTKIKNYGIWLQYQSRTGYHNMYKEY, encoded by the exons ATGGTCACTTTCAGG TTTCATCAGTACCAGGTGGTAGGGAGAGGTCTGCCTTCTGAAACCGATGAGCATCCAAAGATTTATAGGATGAAACTTTGGGCTACAAATGAGGTCCGTGCCAAGTCGAAGTTCTG GTACTTTTTGAGGAAGCTGAAGAAAGTTAAGAAGAGCAATGGGCAGATGTTAGCTATCAATGAG ATTTTTGAGAAGAATCCTACAAAGATTAAGAATTATGGTATCTGGCTGCAGTATCAAAGCCGAACTGGGTATCACAACATGTATAAGGAGTATTGA